In the Sarcophilus harrisii chromosome 1, mSarHar1.11, whole genome shotgun sequence genome, one interval contains:
- the TP53INP1 gene encoding tumor protein p53-inducible nuclear protein 1 isoform X1, with the protein MFQRLNSMFVGEIKTSSKEPEFSEKEDDEWILVDFIDTNFSTKVEEEDISEESPTDHPPVFSCLPASLECLADTSESCYVQFEACPMEESWFITPPPCFTAGGLTTIKVETSPLENLLIEHPSMSVYNSSKNLNEGSCETEFHNPSSPRMEVRNEVGQHVHCYVAALAAHSTFLEQTKSFRPIPWIKEHGERHSLNRNNLRRQNLTRDCHSRQIKHNGWVVHQPCQRQYNY; encoded by the exons ATGTTCCAGAGATTGAATAGTATGTTTGTGGGTGAAATCAAGACCTCTAGCAAAGAACCAGAATTTAGTGAAAAAGAAGATGATGAATGGATTCTTGTTGACTTTATAG ACACTAATTTTTCAACAAAAGTCGAAGAGGAAGACATCAGTGAAGAATCTCCTACTGATCATCCTCCAGTTTTTTCTTGTTTACCAGCTTCCTTGGAATGTTTAGCTGATACTAGTGAATCTTGCTACGTCCAATTTGAGGCCTGTCCAATGGAGGAGAGTTGGTTTATTACCCCTCCCCCATGCTTTACTGCAGGTGGATTAACCACTATCAAGGTGGAAACCAGTCCTTTGGAAAACCTTCTAATAGAACATCCCAGCATGTCTGTTTATAATTCCTCCAAGAATCTTAATGAGGGTAGCTGTGAGACTGAATTTCATAATCCAAGCAGTCCTAG AATGGAAGTACGGAATGAAGTGGGGCAACATGTTCACTGCTATGTTGCAGCTCTTGCTGCTCATTCAACTTTCCTTGAACAAACCAAGAGCTTTCGTCCTATCCCGTGGATAAAAGAACATGGTGAAAGACATTCTCTGAACAGAAATAACCTCCGTCGCCAAAATCTTACCAGGGATTGCCACTCTCGGCAAATCAAGCACAATGGGTGGGTTGTTCACCAGCCTTGCCAGCGTCAGTACAATTACTGA
- the TP53INP1 gene encoding tumor protein p53-inducible nuclear protein 1 isoform X2, with protein sequence MFQRLNSMFVGEIKTSSKEPEFSEKEDDEWILVDFIDTNFSTKVEEEDISEESPTDHPPVFSCLPASLECLADTSESCYVQFEACPMEESWFITPPPCFTAGGLTTIKVETSPLENLLIEHPSMSVYNSSKNLNEGSCETEFHNPSSPRPGSGEGEVEGGKTSNSAAIPLSDFLLTAVS encoded by the exons ATGTTCCAGAGATTGAATAGTATGTTTGTGGGTGAAATCAAGACCTCTAGCAAAGAACCAGAATTTAGTGAAAAAGAAGATGATGAATGGATTCTTGTTGACTTTATAG ACACTAATTTTTCAACAAAAGTCGAAGAGGAAGACATCAGTGAAGAATCTCCTACTGATCATCCTCCAGTTTTTTCTTGTTTACCAGCTTCCTTGGAATGTTTAGCTGATACTAGTGAATCTTGCTACGTCCAATTTGAGGCCTGTCCAATGGAGGAGAGTTGGTTTATTACCCCTCCCCCATGCTTTACTGCAGGTGGATTAACCACTATCAAGGTGGAAACCAGTCCTTTGGAAAACCTTCTAATAGAACATCCCAGCATGTCTGTTTATAATTCCTCCAAGAATCTTAATGAGGGTAGCTGTGAGACTGAATTTCATAATCCAAGCAGTCCTAG GCCTGGAAGTGGTGAAGGGGAAGTAGAGGGAGGAAAAACTTCAAACTCAGCAGCCATCCCTCTCTCAGACTTCCTTCTGACTGCAGTGTCCTAG